GTAAAAAAGAAGAAGATACTTATATTTAGGAAAATATGCAATGGCAAGAACGGCTACATTGACAAAACTAAGTTTTAATCCTTTGAGTTCGGTAAAAAAGGCAATAGGGGTAATTAGCGGCAAGGGCGGAGTGGGCAAGTCGTTGGTTACGGCGCTTTTGGCAAGCGCCTTTAGAAAAAACGGGCATAACGTAGCTATATTGGACGCTGACATTACGGGCCCGTCCATACCCAAAGCGTTTGGGCTAAAAGGCCTAACGACCGCTAGCGAGCAAGGCATAATTCCCAAAGAATCCAAAACGGGCGTCAAAATAATGTCTATCAACTTTTTGCTAAACGAGGAAACCCAGCCGATTATTTGGAGGGGGCCTTTAATAGCTAGCGCGGTCAAGCAATTTTGGACCGATGTCGTTTGGGGCGATATTGATTATATGTTTGTGGATATGCCGCCCGGCACGGGCGATGTGCCCTTGACGGTCTTTCAGTCGTTTAAGATAGACGGGATATTAATCGTGACTTCTCCGCAAGAACTGGTTGGCATGATCGTTCAAAAGGCGGTCAATATGGCAAAGTCAATGGACATCAAGATTTTGGGGATTATTGAGAATATGTCTTATTTTGTATGCCCTAACTGCACCAAAAAACATTATATTTTCGGCGCCAGCGATATAGAAAACATAGCCCAAAAACAAAACATAAAGGTTTTGGCAAAAATACCGATTGATCCCGCCATCTCGCAAGCGTGCGACAACGGCCAGGTAGAAAACATAGACGCCCAATGGCTGATACCCGCCGTGTATAGCATAGAAAACAACGCATAAATTTTAATAATAAGGCCAAACGGCAGTAAAGAAAAAAACTCAAAACTTTTTCTAGTAAAGTCAATCTTAAAGTCAATCTTATTTTAAAACAATCCCGCTAAATAAAGCGGGATTTTTTTTGTAATATTCTCACAAAACCAAAAGCGTTTTTATTGACAAAAAAATGCGGGCGGGCTTATTATGTTAGATGTAGCTAACATTTTGGATGCATAAATACGTATAAGCGCATAAATAATAAAAATAAATGATTAACGCCCCGATTGACCCGATGCGATACCATTACATATTGGCGCAAATCGCCGCGCCGACCTTAATGCGCGTAAAGCCCGCTAGCTTGATTTGTTTGCCCAAAGGGCTGAATGTCGCCAATATAAGGCCCAAAGAAAAAGGGCTGGAAATGATGCTTATGTATAGGGGCAAAAAAAGTCAAGCCGTTTTGATTTTTAACCGTAATATGCTGCAAGAGGTTTTAGCCGACCAAAAGGTAAAAGATTTTTTGGCGACATATTCATACCCTGTCCATACCGACATAGATTTTCATTTGGAACATCTAAAAAAAAGGCTTCAGGGTTTTTTTGAGGGCGAAAACGAGTTTGCGCATGAGATAGGTTTATTTTTGGGATATCCGTTTGACGATGTATTGGACTTTATCAAAAAAGACAAGGCATGCTATTTTTGCGGCTATTGGAAAGTTTTTAATAACCCGCAAAAAGCGCTCAAAATTATGGATATGTATGACCTTGCCAAGACGCAGGTTATAAATGAATATTTGCAAGGCAAAGAATATTTTGAAATCACATATAATTATTAG
This Clostridiales bacterium DNA region includes the following protein-coding sequences:
- a CDS encoding Mrp/NBP35 family ATP-binding protein; this encodes MARTATLTKLSFNPLSSVKKAIGVISGKGGVGKSLVTALLASAFRKNGHNVAILDADITGPSIPKAFGLKGLTTASEQGIIPKESKTGVKIMSINFLLNEETQPIIWRGPLIASAVKQFWTDVVWGDIDYMFVDMPPGTGDVPLTVFQSFKIDGILIVTSPQELVGMIVQKAVNMAKSMDIKILGIIENMSYFVCPNCTKKHYIFGASDIENIAQKQNIKVLAKIPIDPAISQACDNGQVENIDAQWLIPAVYSIENNA
- a CDS encoding DUF3793 family protein; its protein translation is MINAPIDPMRYHYILAQIAAPTLMRVKPASLICLPKGLNVANIRPKEKGLEMMLMYRGKKSQAVLIFNRNMLQEVLADQKVKDFLATYSYPVHTDIDFHLEHLKKRLQGFFEGENEFAHEIGLFLGYPFDDVLDFIKKDKACYFCGYWKVFNNPQKALKIMDMYDLAKTQVINEYLQGKEYFEITYNY